A genomic segment from Glycine soja cultivar W05 chromosome 18, ASM419377v2, whole genome shotgun sequence encodes:
- the LOC114394589 gene encoding protein MEI2-like 4 yields MINPGLIILFYQVFNGKKWEKFNSEKVASLAYARIQGKAALIAHFQNSSLMNEDKHCKPILFNADGPNASDQVPFPVGINIRNEVGRVRNNTQEDNLQGSLPNFANCNISQTIIYF; encoded by the exons ATGATCAATCCTGGCTTGATTATACTATTCTATCAG GTGTTCAATGGGAAGAAATGGGAGAAATTCAACAGTGAGAAAGTGGCATCACTAGCATATGCTCGCATACAAGGGAAAGCAGCTCTCATTGCTCACTTCCAAAATTCAAGCTTGATGAATGAGGATAAGCACTGCAAGCCTATCCTCTTCAACGCCGATGGCCCTAATGCCAGTGATCAG GTTCCTTTCCCAGTTGGCATTAACATTCGCAACGAAGTTGGAAGAGTGAGAAACAATACTCAGGAGGATAACCTGCAAGGAAGTCTGCCAAATTTTGCAAACTGTAATATTTCacaaacaattatttatttttaa
- the LOC114394585 gene encoding probable disease resistance protein At4g27220 produces the protein MDGACGSKRKRGGRPKSKYWNEAGKIGKDMWKCNHCKEKFSGGATRIEEHITGKGNSIRKCSKYPGHEGGHNIIASGSTSPREALHTLNQLREDEINLGDQIVEHDSAAFEKAFFYPKGDPDAVCIRNSDIELLQPEKCLNDNIIDFYINYLKNKLPTDKQDRFHFFNCFFFPKLVDLSTDNPSIASDGKAAFQRVSKLTRKVNLFEKDYIFIPINYSLHWSLIVICHPAEVMTCYRDEETKGSPKEACILHMDSRKGIHQDLHNVFQSYLCEEWKERHNNVRDDDVSSIFLHLPFVPLELPQQQNAYDCGIFLLHYVERFLEQAPINFNRSMISKFSYWFPPPDAPLKRSHIQKLLIAAEGDNKMIVGGSVNPQNSTKLSAALLGGDVEDHTVNGGSNGDDALTINQLLSKLTREEDWLHWREFQGNKRKRQDDDWLDKLKDLKKRAIDVKNSLHQSGSTNELDEPSELDIEFDVLLIQKPWGLRDKNVKKMWDLLEDEEVFIIGIDGMGGVGKTFMATHIKNEIKRKGTFKDVFWVTVSHDFTTFKLQHDIAETIQVKLYGDEMTRATILTSELEKREKTLLILDDVWDYIDLQKVGIPLKVNGIKLIITTRLKHVCLQMDCLPNNIITIPLNIITEEEEEEAWELFLLKLGHRGTPARLSPHVLEIARSVVMKCDGLPLGISVMARTMKGKNEIHWWRHALNKLDRLEMGEEVLSVLKRSYDNLIEKDIQKCFLRSALFPTIIRKEEWVTMVVESGLLNGKRSLEETFDEGRVIMDKLINHSLLLDRGSLRMHGLVRKMACHILNDNHTYMIKCDENLTKIPQMREWTADLEAVSLAGNEIEEIAEGTSPNCPGLSTLILSHNLISHIPKCFFRHMNALTLLDLSCNRRLTSLPKSLSKLRSLTSLVLRQCSKLKDIPPLGDLQALSRLDISGCDSLLRVPEGLQNLKKLQCLNLSRDLYLSLLPGCALPGLSNMQYLDLRGWSGIKVEDVKGMTMLECFAVSFLDQDCYNRYVQEIQDTGYGPQTYFIYFGKFDDYTLGFSENPIYLCLEFKRRRVCFGDCDELPYLLPRDLAELLVSGNHQWECLCAALSSNGSLSFKDIDIGYCTKLKSLFCVSCSLCTNIQNLKSLKLNNLDSLSVICKEDVAGLTQSLSRRGVFSHLKELSIDGCHQIEKLLTPGLVPQLQNLESISVSDCESIKEIFAGDSSDNIALPKLTKLLLRWLPELKTVCKGILLINSEDILEIDYCPNHEKPRISLCIRNSCKEKTKS, from the exons ATGGATGGGGCTTGTGGTAGTAAAAGAAAGAGGGGAGGTAGACCGAAAAGTAAATACTGGAATGAAGCTGGAAAGATAGGAAAAGATATGTGGAAGTGCAACCACTGTAAAGAGAAGTTTAGTGGAGGTGCTACAAGGATTGAAGAACATATCACTGGCAAAGGAAATAGTATCAGAAAATGCTCCAAGTATCCTGGTCATGAAGGAGGTCACAACATCATTGCTTCCGGTTCAACCAGTCCACGAGAAGCACTACATACATTGAATCAATTACGAG AAGATGAAATTAACTTGGGAGACCAGATAGTGGAGCATGATTCTGCTGCATTTGAAAAGGCGTTTTTTTATCCAAAGGGGGACCCTGATGCTGTTTGTATCAGAAATAGCGATATTGAGCTTTTACAGCCTGAGAAATGCCTTAATGATAATATCATTGActtttatatcaattatttgaaaaataaactcCCAACTGATAAACAGGACAGGTTTCACTTTTTCAATTGCTTTTTCTTTCCTAAGCTTGTTGATTTAAGCACAGATAATCCATCAATTGCTTCTGATGGTAAAGCAGCATTTCAGCGTGTAAGCAAATTGACAAGAAAAGTGAACCTTTTTGAAAAGGATTATATCTTCATCCCCATAAACTATAGTCTTCACTGGAGTTTGATTGTCATTTGTCACCCTGCTGAAGTCATGACATGCTACAGAGATGAAGAAACTAAGGGATCTCCCAAAGAAGCTTGCATCTTGCACATGGATTCCCGAAAAGGAATTCATCAAGATCTCCACAATGTTTTCCAAAGTTATCTATGTGAAGAATGGAAAGAGAGGCACAACAATGTGAGGGATGATGATGTTTCTTCTATATTTTTACATCTTCCATtcgtgccacttgagctgcctcAGCAACAAAATGCATACGATTGTGGCATCTTTTTGCTCCACTATGTGGAACGTTTTCTGGAACAAGCTCCAATCAACTTCAACCGTTCCATGATAAGCAAGTTCAGTTATTGGTTCCCTCCACCAGATGCTCCTCTGAAACGATCTCATATACAGAAACTATTAATAG CGGCTGAAGGAGACAATAAAATGATTGTTGGTGGTTCAGTTAACCCTCAAAACAGTACAAAATTGTCAGCTGCTTTATTAGGAG GTGATGTAGAAGATCATACTGTGAACGGAGGTAGCAATGGTGACGATGCTTTGACTATAAATCAGTTGTTATCCAAACTAACAAGGGAAGAAGACTGGTTACATTGGCGGGAGTTCCAGGGCAATAAGCGCAAGAGACAAGATGACGATTGGTTGGATAAACTAAAGGACCTTAAAAAAAGAGCTATTGATGTGAAAAACTCACTGCATCAGTCTGGGTCGACTAATGAATTGGATGAGCCTTCTGAATTGGATATTGAGTTTGATGTATTATTGATACAGAAGCCTTGGGGGTTGCGAGATAAAAATGTGAAGAAGATGTGGGATCTTCTGGAGGATGAGGAAGTCTTCATTATTGGCATAGATGGAATGGGGGGAGTTGGAAAAACATTCATGGCAACTCATATCAAGAATGAGATTAAAAGAAAGGGGACTTTCAAGGATGTCTTCTGGGTCACTGTTTCCCATGATTTCACCACTTTCAAATTGCAACATGACATTGCAGAAACAATACAGGTTAAGCTTTACGGAGATGAGATGACTAGAGCAACAATTTTGACGTCAGAGttggagaaaagagaaaaaacactGCTAATTTTGGATGATGTTTGGGATTATATTGATCTGCAAAAGGTGGGGATTCCTCTTAAAGTGAATGGCATTAAATTGATTATCACAACTCGTTTGAAACATGTGTGTCTACAGATGGATTGCCTaccaaataatataataacaatacCCCTTAATATAataacagaagaagaagaagaagaagcttggGAATTATTTTTGCTAAAACTTGGGCACCGTGGAACACCTGCAAGACTTTCCCCTCATGTGCTAGAGATTGCAAGATCTGTTGTAATGAAATGTGATGGTTTACCACTTGGAATCAGTGTGATGGCTCGAACCATGAAAGGGAAAAATGAGATCCATTGGTGGAGACATGCATTGAATAAACTTGACAGATTGGAAATGGGAGAAGAGGTCTTAAGCGTACTAAAACGTAGCTAtgacaatttaattgaaaaGGACATCCAAAAATGTTTCTTACGGTCTGCACTGTTTCCTACTATTATTAGGAAAGAGGAATGGGTTACGATGGTTGTTGAGAGTGGGTTGTTAAATGGAAAGAGGAGTTTGGAGGAAACATTTGATGAGGGACGCGTCATAATGGATAAACTCATTAACCATTCTTTGTTGTTAGATCGTGGGAGTTTACGAATGCATGGTCTGGTGAGGAAGATGGCGTGCCATATCTTGAACGACAATCACACTTACATGATAAAATGTGATGAAAATTTGACAAAGATACCTCAGATGCGGGAATGGACAGCTGATCTGGAGGCAGTTTCTTTGGCGGGTAATGAGATAGAAGAAATAGCAGAGGGCACATCACCTAATTGTCCAGGCTTGTCCACCTTGATTTTATCTCATAATTTGATCAGTCATATTCCCAAGTGTTTTTTCAGACACATGAATGCTCTAACACTACTTGATTTATCATGTAATCGTAGATTAACATCTTTGCCAAAGTCGCTGTCTAAGTTGAGGTCTCTTACTTCTTTAGTGCTCCGTCAATGTTCAAAATTGAAAGATATACCTCCACTGGGAGATCTACAAGCATTGTCAAGATTGGACATTTCAGGTTGTGATTCGCTCCTCAGGGTACCGGAAGGCTTGCAAAATCTAAAAAAGTTGCAATGCCTTAATCTTTCCCGCGATTTGTATTTATCATTGTTACCCGGATGCGCACTGCCCGGTTTGAGCAATATGCAATATCTGGATCTCCGGGGTTGGTCAGGTATAAAAGTAGAAGATGTAAAAGGGATGACTATGCTTGAATGTTTTGCAGTAAGCTTTCTCGATCAGGATTGCTACAACCGTTATGTGCAAGAAATTCAGGACACTGGTTATGGACCTCAAacctattttatctattttggaAAATTTGATGATTACACACTTGGATTTTCTGAGAATCCTATTTATCTTTGTCTTGAATTCAAGCGTCGAAGGGTATGTTTTGGAGATTGCGATGAATTACCCTATTTACTGCCAAGAGACCTTGCGGAATTACTTGTAAGTGGCAATCATCAATGGGAATGCTTATGTGCTGCTCTGTCATCTAATGGTTCTCTATCTTTCAAGGACATTGACATTGGATACTGCACAAAATTGAAGAGTTTATTCTGTGTATCTTGTTCCTTATGCACTAATATCCAAAACCTCAAATCTTTGAAACTTAATAATTTGGATAGTTTAAGTGTCATCTGCAAGGAAGATGTTGCTGGTTTAACACAATCTTTATCTCGGAGGGGGGTgttttctcatctcaaggaaTTGAGTATCGATGGATGCCATCAGATAGAGAAGTTGCTGACGCCAGGGTTAGTGCCACAACTTCAAAACCTGGAGTCTATATCGGTATCGGACTGCGAATCAATAAAGGAGATATTTGCAGGAGATAGTTCCGACAACATTGCACTTCCCAAGTTAACCAAATTGCTACTACGCTGGTTACCAGAATTAAAGACGGTATGCAAAGGAATTTTACTCATTAACTCTGAGGATATATTGGAAATCGACTATTGTCCCAATCATGAAAAACCCAGAATTAGTCTTTGTATTCGTAATTCttgtaaagaaaaaacaaaatcataa
- the LOC114394588 gene encoding probable disease resistance protein At4g27220, with product MDEACSSRRKRGGRPKSKYWSEAEKLEGKNMWKCNHCKHEFAGGATRIEEHITGKGNNITKCPKYGAHEEDEINLGDQIVEHDSAAFKKAYPKGDPDAVCIKKSDIELLQPEKCLNDTIIDFYINYLKNKLPSDKQDRFHFFNCFFFAKLAGLSRNDTSIACDGKAAFQRVSTWGRKVNLFKTDYIFIPINYSLHWSLIVICHPAEVMTCYRDEETKGSPKEACILHMDSRKGIHVHLQNVFQSYLCEEWKERHNNVRDDVSPKFLDLPFVPLELPQQQNAYDCGIFLLHYVEHFLEQAPINFNRSTKFSVPPPDASLKRSHIQKLLIAAEGDSKMIVGGSVNPQNNTQFSAALLGGDVEDHAVNGGSNGDDALTINNLLSDLAREEDYFDKELQWREFQAIKRKRQDDDWSDKLKDLKKRVIDVKNSLHQSGSTNELPKPSELHAKFIYLLIEKLWELRDENVKKMWDLLEDEEVFIIGIDGMGGVGKTFMATHFKNEIKRKGTFKDVFWVTVSHDFTIFKLQHHIAETMQVKLYGDEMTRATILTSELEKREKTLLILDDVWEYIDLQKVGIPLKVNGIKLIITTRLKHVWLQMDCLPNNTITIFPFDELEEEAWELFLLKLGHRGTPARLPPHVLEIARSVVMKCDGLPLGISVMARTMKGKNEIHWWRHALNKLDRLEMGEEVLSVLKRSYDNLIEKDIQKCFLQSALFPNHIFKEEWVMMLVESGLLDGKRSLEETFDEGRVIMDKLINHSLLLGCWMLRMNGLVRKMACHILNDNHTYLIKCNEKLRKMPQMREWTADLEAVSLAGNEIEEIAEGTSPNCPRLSTFILSRNSISHIPKCFFRRMNALTQLDLSFNLRLTSLPKSLSKLRSLTSLVLRQCSKLKDIPPLGDLQALSRLDISGCDSLLRVPEGLQNLKKLQCLNLSRDLYLSLLPGCALPGLSNMQYLDLRGSSGIKVEDVKGMTMLECFAVSFLDQDCYNRYVQEIQDTGYGPQTYFIYFGKFDDYTLGFSENPIYLCLEFKRRRVCFGDCDELPYLLPRDLTELLVSGNDQWECLCAPLSSNGPLSLKDINIKHCTKLKSLFCVSCSLCTNIQNLKSLKLDNLGSLSVLCKEDVAGLTQSLSRSGVFSHLKELSIEKCHQIEKLLTPGLVPQLQTLASISVEDCESIKEIFAGDSSDNIALPNLTKLQLRYLPELQTVCKGILLCNSEYIFYIKDCPNYETPRIGGRV from the exons AAGATGAAATTAACTTGGGAGACCAGATAGTGGAGCATGATTCTGCTGCATTTAAAAAGGCGTATCCAAAGGGGGACCCTGATGCTGTTTGTATCAAAAAGAGCGATATTGAGCTTTTACAGCCTGAGAAATGCCTTAATGATACTATCATTGActtttatatcaattatttgaaaaataaacttCCAAGCGATAAACAAGACAGGTTTCACTTTTTcaattgctttttctttgctAAGCTTGCTGGTTTAAGCAGAAATGATACATCAATTGCTTGTGATGGTAAAGCAGCATTTCAGCGTGTAAGCACTTGGGGAAGAAAAGTCAACCTTTTTAAAACGGATTATATCTTCATTCCCATAAACTATAGTCTTCACTGGAGTTTGATTGTCATTTGTCACCCTGCTGAAGTCATGACATGCTACAGAGATGAAGAAACTAAGGGATCTCCCAAAGAAGCTTGCATCTTGCACATGGATTCCCGAAAAGGAATTCATGTACATCTCCAGAATGTTTTCCAAAGTTATCTATGTGAAGAATGGAAAGAGAGGCACAACAATGTGAGGGATGATGTTTCTCCTAAATTTTTAGATCTTCCATtcgtgccacttgagctgcctcAGCAACAAAATGCATACGATTGTGGCATCTTTTTGCTCCACTATGTGGAACATTTTCTGGAACAAGCTCCAATCAACTTTAACCGTTCAACCAAGTTCAGTGTTCCTCCACCAGATGCTTCTCTGAAACGATCTCATATACAGAAACTATTAATAG CGGCTGAAGGAGACAGTAAAATGATTGTTGGTGGTTCAGTTAACCCTCAAAACAATACACAATTCTCAGCTGCTTTATTAGGAG GTGATGTAGAAGATCATGCTGTGAACGGAGGTAGCAATGGCGATGATGCTTTGACTATAAATAATTTGCTATCCGATCTAGCAAGGGAAGAAGACTACTTTGATAAAGAATTACAGTGGCGGGAGTTCCAGGCCATTAAGCGCAAGAGACAAGATGACGATTGGTCGGATAAACTAAAGGACCTGAAAAAAAGAGTTATTGATGTGAAAAACTCACTGCATCAGTCTGGGTCGACTAATGAATTGCCCAAGCCTTCTGAATTGCATgctaagtttatttatttattgatagaGAAGCTTTGGGAGTTGCGAGATGAAAATGTGAAGAAGATGTGGGATCTTCTGGAGGATGAGGAAGTCTTCATTATTGGCATAGATGGAATGGGGGGAGTTGGAAAAACATTCATGGCAACTCATTTCAAGAATGAGATTAAAAGAAAGGGGACTTTCAAGGATGTCTTCTGGGTCACTGTTTCCCAtgatttcaccattttcaaaTTGCAACATCACATTGCAGAAACAATGCAGGTTAAGCTTTACGGAGATGAGATGACCAGAGCAACAATTTTGACGTCAGAGttggagaaaagagaaaaaacactGCTTATTTTGGATGATGTTTGGGAATATATTGATCTGCAAAAGGTGGGGATTCCTCTTAAAGTGAATGGCATTAAATTGATTATCACAACTCGTTTGAAACATGTGTGGCTACAGATGGATTGCCTACCAAATAATACAATAACAATATTCCCCTTTGATGAACTAGAAGAAGAAGCTTGGGAGTTATTTTTGCTAAAACTTGGACACCGTGGAACACCTGCAAGACTTCCCCCTCATGTACTAGAGATTGCAAGATCTGTTGTAATGAAATGTGATGGTTTACCACTTGGAATCAGTGTGATGGCTCGAACCATGAAAGGGAAAAATGAGATCCATTGGTGGAGACATGCATTGAATAAACTTGACAGATTGGAAATGGGAGAAGAGGTCTTAAGCGTACTAAAACGTAGCTAtgacaatttaattgaaaaGGACATCCAAAAATGTTTCTTACAGTCTGCACTGTTTcctaatcatatttttaaagagGAATGGGTTATGATGCTTGTTGAGAGTGGGTTGTTAGATGGAAAGAGGAGTTTGGAGGAAACATTTGATGAGGGACGTGTCATAATGGATAAACTCATTAACCATTCTTTGTTGTTAGGTTGTTGGATGTTACGAATGAATGGTCTGGTGAGGAAGATGGCGTGCCATATCTTGAACGACAATCACACTTACTTGATAAAATGTAATGAAAAATTGAGAAAGATGCCTCAGATGCGGGAATGGACAGCTGATCTGGAGGCAGTTTCTTTGGCGGGTAATGAGATAGAAGAAATAGCAGAGGGCACATCACCTAATTGTCCACGCTTGTCCACCTTCATCTTATCTCGTAATTCCATCAGTCATATTCCCAAGTGTTTTTTCAGACGCATGAACGCTCTAACACAACTTGATTTATCATTTAATCTTAGATTAACATCTTTGCCAAAGTCGCTGTCTAAGTTGAGGTCTCTTACTTCTTTAGTGCTCCGTCAATGTTCAAAATTGAAAGATATACCTCCACTGGGAGATCTACAAGCATTGTCAAGATTGGACATTTCAGGTTGTGATTCGCTCCTCAGGGTACCGGAAGGCTTGCAAAATCTAAAAAAGTTGCAATGCCTTAATCTTTCCCGCGATTTGTATTTATCATTGTTACCCGGATGCGCACTGCCCGGTTTGAGCAATATGCAATATCTGGATCTCCGGGGTTCGTCAGGTATAAAAGTAGAAGATGTAAAAGGGATGACTATGCTTGAATGTTTTGCAGTAAGCTTTCTCGATCAGGATTGCTACAACCGTTATGTGCAAGAAATTCAGGACACTGGTTATGGACCTCAAacctattttatctattttggaAAATTTGATGATTACACACTTGGATTTTCTGAGAATCCTATTTATCTTTGTCTTGAATTCAAGCGTCGAAGGGTATGTTTTGGAGATTGCGATGAATTACCCTATTTACTGCCAAGAGACCTTACGGAATTACTTGTAAGTGGCAATGATCAATGGGAATGCTTATGTGCTCCTCTGTCATCTAATGGTCCTCTATCTTTAAAGGACATTAACATTAAACACTGTACAAAATTGAAGAGTTTATTCTGTGTATCTTGTTCCTTATGCACTAATATCCAAAACCTCAAATCTTTGAAACTTGATAATTTGGGTAGTTTAAGTGTCCTCTGCAAGGAAGATGTTGCTGGTTTAACACAATCTTTATCTCGGAGTGGGGTgttttctcatctcaaggaaTTGAGTATCGAGAAATGCCATCAGATAGAGAAGTTGCTGACGCCAGGGTTAGTGCCACAACTTCAAACCCTGGCGTCTATATCGGTAGAGGACTGCGAATCAATAAAGGAGATATTTGCGGGAGATAGTTCCGACAACATTGCACTTCCCAATTTAACCAAATTGCAACTACGCTATTTACCAGAATTACAGACAGTGTGCAAAGGAATTTTACTCTGTAACTCTGAGTATATATTCTACATCAAGGATTGTCCCAATTATGAAACACCCAGAATTGGTGGTCGTGTATGA